A DNA window from Linepithema humile isolate Giens D197 chromosome 6, Lhum_UNIL_v1.0, whole genome shotgun sequence contains the following coding sequences:
- the LOC105671360 gene encoding uncharacterized protein isoform X1 encodes MPRQRSPSDKRPPEKRPPKKRPPEKSSSRFSRQIEEEGGRRVSATFNVVVQDIVDHARMMTTIMQSCSGGGPSRCMRRTFVLIFAWGLLMIAAVQFRHLENRALRQDGGPTAEEIGNLEVDGTGNDRTRNFAGLSLPRYLLQRSSLSDLSNSGNGALLTTLTTLKNRLDAATSSPLELEPLLDRRPAKTEDQLIEEIAERMPSLPLGDWSARNGNGNRKRGNNSCARYPQIYDLEFNNVYWQTLRTSNGTFQFFGAFYDNRKLSKIGPAVRIVGMIDRIEPTVKTYCQLWYDGESEPRIVETFEYKYIWYAKWGNYKQGIYQPYVIACQVPPQAVTANKPPSSVSLVERRCDAASNHLRVIYNKPERKKDFAVCVKGLDFLHEDLSVRLIEWIELIHLLGADKIYFYELQVHPNVTKVLRHYQRLGMVHVTPLTLPGGQPNVPAFQHMYLTKRTNHKRQNELIPYNDCLYKHMYEYEYIALLDVDEVIMPVKDATWRELMRRVLPKALQIRNETRASYNVRNVYFLDDLLHSHGYFKDIPKYMHMLQHVYRSKNFTKPNQYIKCFHNPERVVTLHNHFPLACLGAGCTSYPIETEDAQLQHYRADCVRSLKKSCVEYRENSVIDTTIWRYRDKLTSRVTDTLKTLGFFGSR; translated from the exons ATTCAGCCGTCAGATCGAGGAAGAAGGCGGAAGAAGAGTTTCGGCGACTTTCAACGTCGTCGTCCAGGATATCGTCGATCACGCAAGGATGATGACGACGATAATGCAGAGCTGCAGCGGCGGCGGGCCATCGCGATGCATGCGGCGCACCTTCGTCCTCATATTTGCCTGGGGCCTATTAATGATCGCGGCGGTGCAGTTCCGTCATCTGGAAAACCGAGCACTGCGTCAGGACGGCGGCCCCACGGCCGAAGAAATTGGCAACCTAGAAGTTGACGGCACCGGAAACGACCGTACTCGTAATTTCGCTGGTTTAAGTTTGCCTCGATACCTGTTGCAGAGATCGTCGCTAAGCGATCTTTCCAATTCTGGCAACGGCGCCCTGCTGACCACGCTGACCACTTTAAAAAACCGGCTGGATGCCGCGACGAGCAGCCCGCTCGAACTGGAGCCATTACTGGATCGAAGACCGGCCAAGACCGAGGATCAGCTAATCGAGGAGATCGCCGAGCGGATGCCTAGTCTACCGTTGGGCGACTGGTCCGCCAGGAACGGCAACGGCAATCGGAAGCGCGGCAACAACAGTTGCGCGCGTTACCCGCAGATCTACGATCTGGAGTTCAACAATGTCTACTGGCAGACGTTGCGCACCAGCAACGGCACGTTCCAGTTCTTCGGCGCGTTCTACGACAATCGGAAGCTGTCGAAAATTGGCCCGGCGGTGCGAATTGTCGGCATGATCGATCGAATCGAGCCGACCGTAAAGACGTACTGCCAGTTGTGGTACGACGGCGAGAGCGAGCCACGTATCGTCGAGACGTTCGAGTACAAGTACATCTGGTACGCGAAGTGGGGCAATTACAAACAGGGCATCTACCAACCGTACGTGATTGCGTGCCAGGTGCCGCCGCAGGCGGTCACCGCCAACAAGCCGCCGTCATCCGTCTCGCTGGTGGAAAGACGCTGCGACGCGGCGAGCAATCATCTGCGAGTGATCTACAACAAGCCCGAACGGAAGAAGGACTTCGCGGTGTGCGTGAAGGGCCTGGACTTCCTGCACGAGGACCTGTCGGTGCGGCTGATCGAGTGGATCGAGTTGATTCACCTGCTGGGCGCTGACAAGATCTACTTTTACGAGCTACAGGTGCATCCAAACGTGACCAAGGTGTTGCGCCACTACCAGCGTCTGGGTATGGTGCACGTAACCCCGTTAACCTTGCCCGGCGGCCAGCCGAACGTACCCGCGTTCCAGCACATGTACCTCACGAAGCGGACGAATCACAAGCGGCAGAACGAGCTGATACCGTACAACGACTGTCTGTACAAGCACATGTACGAGTATGAGTACATCGCGCTGCTCGATGTCGACGAGGTGATCATGCCCGTGAAGGACGCGACCTGGCGCGAACTGATGCGCCGCGTGCTGCCGAAGGCGCTGCAGATACGGAACGAGACGCGCGCCTCGTACAACGTGCGGAATGTCTACTTCCTCGACGACCTGCTGCACTCGCACGGCTACTTCAAGGACATACCCAA GTACATGCACATGCTGCAGCACGTCTATCGCTCGAAGAACTTTACGAAGCCGAACCAGTACATCAAATGCTTCCACAATCCGGAGCGCGTGGTCACTCTGCACAACCATTTCCCGCTTGCGTGCCTGGGCGCCGGATGCACCAGCTATCCGATCGAGACCGAAGACGCGCAGCTCCAGCACTACCGCGCCGACTGCGTGCGCTCGCTGAAGAAGTCttgcgtggagtaccgcgagaaCAGCGTGATCGACACGACGATCTGGCGTTACCGGGACAAACTGACCTCTAGGGTTACCGACACGCTGAAGACGCTCGGCTTCTTCGGCTCGAGATAG
- the LOC105671363 gene encoding uncharacterized protein — protein MQVFLLIFLAVIAMTIAEEDAAWAWKDDDKQKEGRAADARYQVYEPAEHLGGLNGAQLGFRPQNSGPYGPNSRPIIPGYPGNNGVLVGPGGPTGIIGRPPRFELHGTDGILDSVPPWIRNDPRYREFDTCKCRYSFNCPSPGLKFGHCAREKKYCCFNSRRFPGLLGGGHYPYYPGAPHKFRPNGFSPTSNYYGNRRPHGGFEHPSFGDYYSGSYDDAYGHRNEFESYDVDPDDYAIYGRSLGKNQTQTSEQPQREASK, from the exons atgcaagtttttcttttaatctttCTCGCTGTAATCGCGATGACGATCGCTGAGGAGGATGCAGCCTGGGCGTGGAAGGATGATGATAAACAAAAGGAAGGCCGAGCCGCTGATGCCAG GTATCAAGTGTACGAGCCTGCGGAACATTTGGGAGGTCTCAATGGCGCTCAATTAGGCTTTAGACCTCAGAACTCAGGACCTTACGGACCTAACAGCAGACCGATCATACCGGGATATCCGGGAAATAACGGTGTTCTCGTTGGTCCTGGTGGACCGACCGGAATAATTGGCAg ACCACCTCGTTTTGAGCTGCATGGAACTGACGGTATTCTCGATTCAGTGCCGCCGTGGATCAGAAACGATCCCCGTTATCGCGAATTCGACACTTGTAAATGCAGATACAGCTTCAACTGCCCGTCGCCCGGTTTGAAATTC GGCCACtgcgcgagagaaaaaaaatactgctGCTTCAACAGCAGAAGATTCCCAGGACTGTTGGGAGGAGGACATTATCCATATTATccc GGCGCGCCGCACAAGTTCAGACCGAACGGTTTCTCGCCGACATCGAATTATTACGGCAATCGAAGACCGCACGGTGGTTTCGAACATCCGTCTTTCGGTGACTATTACTCGGGATCCTACGACGATGCTTACGGTCACCGTAATGAATTCGAGTCGTACGATGTTGACCCCGATGATTATGCGATCTACGGACGGTCGTTAGGCAAGAATCAAACGCAGACGAGCGAGCAGCCGCAGAGGGAAGCCAGCAAGTAG
- the LOC105671360 gene encoding uncharacterized protein isoform X5, producing MPRQRSPSDKRPPEKRPPKKRPPEKSSSRFSRQIEEEGGRRVSATFNVVVQDIVDHARMMTTIMQSCSGGGPSRCMRRTFVLIFAWGLLMIAAVQFRHLENRALRQDGGPTAEEIGNLEVDGTGNDRTRNFAGLSLPRYLLQRSSLSDLSNSGNGALLTTLTTLKNRLDAATSSPLELEPLLDRRPAKTEDQLIEEIAERMPSLPLGDWSARNGNGNRKRGNNSCARYPQIYDLEFNNVYWQTLRTSNGTFQFFGAFYDNRKLSKIGPAVRIVGMIDRIEPTVKTYCQLWYDGESEPRIVETFEYKYIWYAKWGNYKQGIYQPYVIACQVPPQAVTANKPPSSVSLVERRCDAASNHLRVIYNKPERKKDFAVCVKGLDFLHEDLSVRLIEWIELIHLLGADKIYFYELQVHPNVTKVLRHYQRLGMVHVTPLTLPGGQPNVPAFQHMYLTKRTNHKRQNELIPYNDCLYKHMYEYEYIALLDVDEVIMPVKDATWRELMRRVLPKALQIRNETRASYNVRNVYFLDDLLHSHGYFKDIPK from the exons ATTCAGCCGTCAGATCGAGGAAGAAGGCGGAAGAAGAGTTTCGGCGACTTTCAACGTCGTCGTCCAGGATATCGTCGATCACGCAAGGATGATGACGACGATAATGCAGAGCTGCAGCGGCGGCGGGCCATCGCGATGCATGCGGCGCACCTTCGTCCTCATATTTGCCTGGGGCCTATTAATGATCGCGGCGGTGCAGTTCCGTCATCTGGAAAACCGAGCACTGCGTCAGGACGGCGGCCCCACGGCCGAAGAAATTGGCAACCTAGAAGTTGACGGCACCGGAAACGACCGTACTCGTAATTTCGCTGGTTTAAGTTTGCCTCGATACCTGTTGCAGAGATCGTCGCTAAGCGATCTTTCCAATTCTGGCAACGGCGCCCTGCTGACCACGCTGACCACTTTAAAAAACCGGCTGGATGCCGCGACGAGCAGCCCGCTCGAACTGGAGCCATTACTGGATCGAAGACCGGCCAAGACCGAGGATCAGCTAATCGAGGAGATCGCCGAGCGGATGCCTAGTCTACCGTTGGGCGACTGGTCCGCCAGGAACGGCAACGGCAATCGGAAGCGCGGCAACAACAGTTGCGCGCGTTACCCGCAGATCTACGATCTGGAGTTCAACAATGTCTACTGGCAGACGTTGCGCACCAGCAACGGCACGTTCCAGTTCTTCGGCGCGTTCTACGACAATCGGAAGCTGTCGAAAATTGGCCCGGCGGTGCGAATTGTCGGCATGATCGATCGAATCGAGCCGACCGTAAAGACGTACTGCCAGTTGTGGTACGACGGCGAGAGCGAGCCACGTATCGTCGAGACGTTCGAGTACAAGTACATCTGGTACGCGAAGTGGGGCAATTACAAACAGGGCATCTACCAACCGTACGTGATTGCGTGCCAGGTGCCGCCGCAGGCGGTCACCGCCAACAAGCCGCCGTCATCCGTCTCGCTGGTGGAAAGACGCTGCGACGCGGCGAGCAATCATCTGCGAGTGATCTACAACAAGCCCGAACGGAAGAAGGACTTCGCGGTGTGCGTGAAGGGCCTGGACTTCCTGCACGAGGACCTGTCGGTGCGGCTGATCGAGTGGATCGAGTTGATTCACCTGCTGGGCGCTGACAAGATCTACTTTTACGAGCTACAGGTGCATCCAAACGTGACCAAGGTGTTGCGCCACTACCAGCGTCTGGGTATGGTGCACGTAACCCCGTTAACCTTGCCCGGCGGCCAGCCGAACGTACCCGCGTTCCAGCACATGTACCTCACGAAGCGGACGAATCACAAGCGGCAGAACGAGCTGATACCGTACAACGACTGTCTGTACAAGCACATGTACGAGTATGAGTACATCGCGCTGCTCGATGTCGACGAGGTGATCATGCCCGTGAAGGACGCGACCTGGCGCGAACTGATGCGCCGCGTGCTGCCGAAGGCGCTGCAGATACGGAACGAGACGCGCGCCTCGTACAACGTGCGGAATGTCTACTTCCTCGACGACCTGCTGCACTCGCACGGCTACTTCAAGGACATACCCAA GTGA
- the LOC105671360 gene encoding uncharacterized protein isoform X3, whose protein sequence is MTSNNISQFSRQIEEEGGRRVSATFNVVVQDIVDHARMMTTIMQSCSGGGPSRCMRRTFVLIFAWGLLMIAAVQFRHLENRALRQDGGPTAEEIGNLEVDGTGNDRTRNFAGLSLPRYLLQRSSLSDLSNSGNGALLTTLTTLKNRLDAATSSPLELEPLLDRRPAKTEDQLIEEIAERMPSLPLGDWSARNGNGNRKRGNNSCARYPQIYDLEFNNVYWQTLRTSNGTFQFFGAFYDNRKLSKIGPAVRIVGMIDRIEPTVKTYCQLWYDGESEPRIVETFEYKYIWYAKWGNYKQGIYQPYVIACQVPPQAVTANKPPSSVSLVERRCDAASNHLRVIYNKPERKKDFAVCVKGLDFLHEDLSVRLIEWIELIHLLGADKIYFYELQVHPNVTKVLRHYQRLGMVHVTPLTLPGGQPNVPAFQHMYLTKRTNHKRQNELIPYNDCLYKHMYEYEYIALLDVDEVIMPVKDATWRELMRRVLPKALQIRNETRASYNVRNVYFLDDLLHSHGYFKDIPKYMHMLQHVYRSKNFTKPNQYIKCFHNPERVVTLHNHFPLACLGAGCTSYPIETEDAQLQHYRADCVRSLKKSCVEYRENSVIDTTIWRYRDKLTSRVTDTLKTLGFFGSR, encoded by the exons ATGACATCGAATAATATATCCCA ATTCAGCCGTCAGATCGAGGAAGAAGGCGGAAGAAGAGTTTCGGCGACTTTCAACGTCGTCGTCCAGGATATCGTCGATCACGCAAGGATGATGACGACGATAATGCAGAGCTGCAGCGGCGGCGGGCCATCGCGATGCATGCGGCGCACCTTCGTCCTCATATTTGCCTGGGGCCTATTAATGATCGCGGCGGTGCAGTTCCGTCATCTGGAAAACCGAGCACTGCGTCAGGACGGCGGCCCCACGGCCGAAGAAATTGGCAACCTAGAAGTTGACGGCACCGGAAACGACCGTACTCGTAATTTCGCTGGTTTAAGTTTGCCTCGATACCTGTTGCAGAGATCGTCGCTAAGCGATCTTTCCAATTCTGGCAACGGCGCCCTGCTGACCACGCTGACCACTTTAAAAAACCGGCTGGATGCCGCGACGAGCAGCCCGCTCGAACTGGAGCCATTACTGGATCGAAGACCGGCCAAGACCGAGGATCAGCTAATCGAGGAGATCGCCGAGCGGATGCCTAGTCTACCGTTGGGCGACTGGTCCGCCAGGAACGGCAACGGCAATCGGAAGCGCGGCAACAACAGTTGCGCGCGTTACCCGCAGATCTACGATCTGGAGTTCAACAATGTCTACTGGCAGACGTTGCGCACCAGCAACGGCACGTTCCAGTTCTTCGGCGCGTTCTACGACAATCGGAAGCTGTCGAAAATTGGCCCGGCGGTGCGAATTGTCGGCATGATCGATCGAATCGAGCCGACCGTAAAGACGTACTGCCAGTTGTGGTACGACGGCGAGAGCGAGCCACGTATCGTCGAGACGTTCGAGTACAAGTACATCTGGTACGCGAAGTGGGGCAATTACAAACAGGGCATCTACCAACCGTACGTGATTGCGTGCCAGGTGCCGCCGCAGGCGGTCACCGCCAACAAGCCGCCGTCATCCGTCTCGCTGGTGGAAAGACGCTGCGACGCGGCGAGCAATCATCTGCGAGTGATCTACAACAAGCCCGAACGGAAGAAGGACTTCGCGGTGTGCGTGAAGGGCCTGGACTTCCTGCACGAGGACCTGTCGGTGCGGCTGATCGAGTGGATCGAGTTGATTCACCTGCTGGGCGCTGACAAGATCTACTTTTACGAGCTACAGGTGCATCCAAACGTGACCAAGGTGTTGCGCCACTACCAGCGTCTGGGTATGGTGCACGTAACCCCGTTAACCTTGCCCGGCGGCCAGCCGAACGTACCCGCGTTCCAGCACATGTACCTCACGAAGCGGACGAATCACAAGCGGCAGAACGAGCTGATACCGTACAACGACTGTCTGTACAAGCACATGTACGAGTATGAGTACATCGCGCTGCTCGATGTCGACGAGGTGATCATGCCCGTGAAGGACGCGACCTGGCGCGAACTGATGCGCCGCGTGCTGCCGAAGGCGCTGCAGATACGGAACGAGACGCGCGCCTCGTACAACGTGCGGAATGTCTACTTCCTCGACGACCTGCTGCACTCGCACGGCTACTTCAAGGACATACCCAA GTACATGCACATGCTGCAGCACGTCTATCGCTCGAAGAACTTTACGAAGCCGAACCAGTACATCAAATGCTTCCACAATCCGGAGCGCGTGGTCACTCTGCACAACCATTTCCCGCTTGCGTGCCTGGGCGCCGGATGCACCAGCTATCCGATCGAGACCGAAGACGCGCAGCTCCAGCACTACCGCGCCGACTGCGTGCGCTCGCTGAAGAAGTCttgcgtggagtaccgcgagaaCAGCGTGATCGACACGACGATCTGGCGTTACCGGGACAAACTGACCTCTAGGGTTACCGACACGCTGAAGACGCTCGGCTTCTTCGGCTCGAGATAG
- the LOC105671360 gene encoding uncharacterized protein isoform X2 — MTRRRRGVFPEPLVLRRARRFSRQIEEEGGRRVSATFNVVVQDIVDHARMMTTIMQSCSGGGPSRCMRRTFVLIFAWGLLMIAAVQFRHLENRALRQDGGPTAEEIGNLEVDGTGNDRTRNFAGLSLPRYLLQRSSLSDLSNSGNGALLTTLTTLKNRLDAATSSPLELEPLLDRRPAKTEDQLIEEIAERMPSLPLGDWSARNGNGNRKRGNNSCARYPQIYDLEFNNVYWQTLRTSNGTFQFFGAFYDNRKLSKIGPAVRIVGMIDRIEPTVKTYCQLWYDGESEPRIVETFEYKYIWYAKWGNYKQGIYQPYVIACQVPPQAVTANKPPSSVSLVERRCDAASNHLRVIYNKPERKKDFAVCVKGLDFLHEDLSVRLIEWIELIHLLGADKIYFYELQVHPNVTKVLRHYQRLGMVHVTPLTLPGGQPNVPAFQHMYLTKRTNHKRQNELIPYNDCLYKHMYEYEYIALLDVDEVIMPVKDATWRELMRRVLPKALQIRNETRASYNVRNVYFLDDLLHSHGYFKDIPKYMHMLQHVYRSKNFTKPNQYIKCFHNPERVVTLHNHFPLACLGAGCTSYPIETEDAQLQHYRADCVRSLKKSCVEYRENSVIDTTIWRYRDKLTSRVTDTLKTLGFFGSR; from the exons ATGACACGCCGACGGCGAGGGGTCTTCCCTGAGCCGTTAGTCCTTCGTCGAGCCCGAAG ATTCAGCCGTCAGATCGAGGAAGAAGGCGGAAGAAGAGTTTCGGCGACTTTCAACGTCGTCGTCCAGGATATCGTCGATCACGCAAGGATGATGACGACGATAATGCAGAGCTGCAGCGGCGGCGGGCCATCGCGATGCATGCGGCGCACCTTCGTCCTCATATTTGCCTGGGGCCTATTAATGATCGCGGCGGTGCAGTTCCGTCATCTGGAAAACCGAGCACTGCGTCAGGACGGCGGCCCCACGGCCGAAGAAATTGGCAACCTAGAAGTTGACGGCACCGGAAACGACCGTACTCGTAATTTCGCTGGTTTAAGTTTGCCTCGATACCTGTTGCAGAGATCGTCGCTAAGCGATCTTTCCAATTCTGGCAACGGCGCCCTGCTGACCACGCTGACCACTTTAAAAAACCGGCTGGATGCCGCGACGAGCAGCCCGCTCGAACTGGAGCCATTACTGGATCGAAGACCGGCCAAGACCGAGGATCAGCTAATCGAGGAGATCGCCGAGCGGATGCCTAGTCTACCGTTGGGCGACTGGTCCGCCAGGAACGGCAACGGCAATCGGAAGCGCGGCAACAACAGTTGCGCGCGTTACCCGCAGATCTACGATCTGGAGTTCAACAATGTCTACTGGCAGACGTTGCGCACCAGCAACGGCACGTTCCAGTTCTTCGGCGCGTTCTACGACAATCGGAAGCTGTCGAAAATTGGCCCGGCGGTGCGAATTGTCGGCATGATCGATCGAATCGAGCCGACCGTAAAGACGTACTGCCAGTTGTGGTACGACGGCGAGAGCGAGCCACGTATCGTCGAGACGTTCGAGTACAAGTACATCTGGTACGCGAAGTGGGGCAATTACAAACAGGGCATCTACCAACCGTACGTGATTGCGTGCCAGGTGCCGCCGCAGGCGGTCACCGCCAACAAGCCGCCGTCATCCGTCTCGCTGGTGGAAAGACGCTGCGACGCGGCGAGCAATCATCTGCGAGTGATCTACAACAAGCCCGAACGGAAGAAGGACTTCGCGGTGTGCGTGAAGGGCCTGGACTTCCTGCACGAGGACCTGTCGGTGCGGCTGATCGAGTGGATCGAGTTGATTCACCTGCTGGGCGCTGACAAGATCTACTTTTACGAGCTACAGGTGCATCCAAACGTGACCAAGGTGTTGCGCCACTACCAGCGTCTGGGTATGGTGCACGTAACCCCGTTAACCTTGCCCGGCGGCCAGCCGAACGTACCCGCGTTCCAGCACATGTACCTCACGAAGCGGACGAATCACAAGCGGCAGAACGAGCTGATACCGTACAACGACTGTCTGTACAAGCACATGTACGAGTATGAGTACATCGCGCTGCTCGATGTCGACGAGGTGATCATGCCCGTGAAGGACGCGACCTGGCGCGAACTGATGCGCCGCGTGCTGCCGAAGGCGCTGCAGATACGGAACGAGACGCGCGCCTCGTACAACGTGCGGAATGTCTACTTCCTCGACGACCTGCTGCACTCGCACGGCTACTTCAAGGACATACCCAA GTACATGCACATGCTGCAGCACGTCTATCGCTCGAAGAACTTTACGAAGCCGAACCAGTACATCAAATGCTTCCACAATCCGGAGCGCGTGGTCACTCTGCACAACCATTTCCCGCTTGCGTGCCTGGGCGCCGGATGCACCAGCTATCCGATCGAGACCGAAGACGCGCAGCTCCAGCACTACCGCGCCGACTGCGTGCGCTCGCTGAAGAAGTCttgcgtggagtaccgcgagaaCAGCGTGATCGACACGACGATCTGGCGTTACCGGGACAAACTGACCTCTAGGGTTACCGACACGCTGAAGACGCTCGGCTTCTTCGGCTCGAGATAG